From Thermoleophilaceae bacterium, one genomic window encodes:
- a CDS encoding response regulator transcription factor produces MTKIVIADDHAVVRSGLRMLLDAEPDFEVVAEAGDVSAAMHYVRAHRPSVLVLDLNMPGDPSLPAIPVFMENSPDTRVVVLTMQNDPSFAREALRAGALGYVLKEAADSELVEAVRLAAEGRTYLNPELGARLAAAPPEPSGPPDDLTEREVQVLRLIALGHTNQEIADQLYLSVRTVESHRAHIQQKLRLSSRAELVRYALDHELIES; encoded by the coding sequence GTGACGAAGATCGTTATTGCGGACGATCACGCGGTTGTCCGGAGCGGGCTGCGCATGTTGCTCGACGCGGAGCCGGACTTCGAGGTGGTGGCCGAGGCGGGGGATGTGAGCGCGGCGATGCATTACGTGCGCGCTCACCGGCCAAGCGTGCTCGTGCTCGACCTGAACATGCCCGGGGACCCGAGCCTGCCGGCCATTCCCGTGTTCATGGAGAACTCGCCGGACACGCGGGTGGTGGTACTCACAATGCAGAACGACCCGAGCTTCGCGCGCGAGGCTCTCAGGGCCGGCGCGCTCGGCTATGTGCTGAAGGAGGCCGCGGACAGCGAGCTCGTGGAGGCCGTGCGACTCGCGGCGGAGGGCAGGACCTACCTCAACCCGGAGCTCGGCGCTCGTCTCGCGGCCGCGCCGCCGGAGCCGAGCGGCCCCCCGGACGATCTCACTGAGCGAGAGGTGCAGGTGCTGCGGCTGATCGCGCTGGGTCACACCAACCAGGAGATCGCCGACCAGCTCTACCTCAGCGTGCGCACGGTCGAATCGCATCGCGCACACATCCAGCAGAAGCTGCGGCTGTCCAGCCGCGCAGAGCTGGTGCGCTACGCGCTCGATCACGAGCTGATCGAGAGCTGA